CGGCGTGGGATTGCTGGGGCCCGTATTGGCCGCGATGCCCCAGATGGCGTCTCCTCCTGATTCGATGGCCGAAACGCAGGCCTCCACGTCCGCGGCTTCCAGGTCCGGAAAGCAGGCATCCGGATGGGATTCACCGTGCATCGAGAGGTTGATGGCGAGGATCACCCGCGTCCTGCATCCCCGGATCACGCGGTTCCGATAGGCCAGCCAGTTGTTGGCGCCGGCGTCGCCCTGGGACATGACGGTCGTAACGCCACGGGACAGGAAGTGGACGTCGGGGTCGACACCGTATCGCGAACCGCCCCTGGCCGGATGGGCGTGCAGGTCCACCAGTCCCGGCATCGCCACAGCGTCGGGGAAGTCGAACGACATGGCGGCGGAACCCTCGACTCCGGGTCCGGACGCCGCGATGCGCCCGTCTTTCAACGCCACGGCGCCTGGTCCGTCCAGGCCGGTTTCCGCGCAGAATACGCGGCCCACCCGTATGAGCAGGTCGTAGTCATACGTCGACATGGGACCTCAGTTCTCGTTTAGGACGAGTTTCACCATCGTCGGGGTATGTGGTGCGGCGTTTACATTAAACATGGCATTCAAATCGGACACGGCATTCAAATTGGACATGGCATGTAGTCCGAACTGAGAGATTATACTATCGGCCCGATATTGGACCAAAACAAAATCATCCGGCAGGAACCCGTCAACCCGGACTGATCCCGATTCTGCCCGAGAGGAGCGAAAGGTTCAGGTTTTCAGCCATGGCGTCGGCGATCCGGTCCAGGTCGCGGGTCCACCGGGCCGTGACATGCTCTTCGGAACTGCTCGTCCAGTTCAGCCAGGATTCGAGTACCGCGCCCCGGTACTTCCCATCATCGAAGAGTCCATGGATGAACGTGCCCAGTATCCTGCCGTCGTCTGAGCGTGCGCAGAAGGGGAACAGGTCGGGATCCCCGCTGCTGCGTCCGTGCCGGATCTCGTACCCGGTGAACGGCAAATCAGCAGGCCATTTCGCCCGGGCCGTCAACGGATGAACCCGTTTGTCCGGTTGCATCTCGGTTTCGATCGGCAGCCAGGCCAGTCCTTCCGATTCGGCGGGTCCCTCTATCTCCCCGGGATCCAGAATACGTCTTCCGAGCATCTGCGCCCCGCCGCAGATTCCCAGTAAGCATCCCCCGTATCGAAGGTGCCGTTCGAGGGCCGGTGTCCAGCCGCGCTCCCTCAGCCATGCGAGATCGGCGGAAGTGGACTTCGAGCCGGGCAGGACGACCAGGTCCCATCCATGCGGCCCGGTCAGTTCCGAGGGGTCGCGCAGCCAGGCAAAATCCACCTTCGGGTCGTGCAGGAAGGGATCCAGGTCGGTTGTATTGCTCGCTCTCGGATAGTGGATGCCGGCGACGCGCAACTTGAGGCCATCGCCGGGCTTCGCGGTACGCCGCGAGCGATCCATGCCCGTATAGGGAGTGTCTTCTTCCGGGAGTCCCAGATCCTGAAAGTACGGTAGCCAACCGAGTACGGTCGTGCCCGCCCGGGTTTCGAGCCAATGGAATACGTCGCCCAGCAGGGACGCTTCGCCCCGGAATCGATTGACGATCATCGCCTCCACGAGCCTGCGGTCCTCCGCTTCCAGGGCCTCCATCGTACCGAGCAGCGCGGCGAAAACGCCCCCGCGGTCGATGTCTCCGACTAGCCATACCGGGATACCGGCCGCCCGGGCGAAACCCATGTTGGCGATGTCTCCCTCGCGGAGATTGGGTTCCGCCGGCGATCCCGCGCCTTCCACGACGACCCAATCATGGGCATGGCGAAGCCGGTCGAACGCCGCCAGCACCTCGGGCATCAACTTGCCCCGGTCTTCCTTGAACCGACCGGCCATGAGCTTGCCACGTACCTCGCCGCACACGACAAGCTGCGCCACGTTGTCAGCCTCCGGCTTGATCAGGACGGGGTTCATGTCCACGGTGGGTTCGATACCGGATGCGAAGGCCTGCAGAGCCTGCGCGCGTCCGATTTCACCGCCGGTGGGACAGGCGGAAGACGCGTTGCTCATGTTCTGCGGTTTGAAAGGAGCCACTTTCACACCGGAACGGGCGAGCAACCGGCATAACCCCGCAGTCAGCAGCGATTTGCCTACGCCCGAGGCCGTGCCCTGGATCATCAAAGCGTTCATCGGGATTCCCATGGTACATGCGCCGCGATCCGGCCAGTCATAACTGTCCGCTTGTCGCACTCCGCATGCCGGCCATATCGGCGTCCGAAAGACCTTCGAAACGATTAAAGGAGAAAGATTGCGCATAGTCGGGCAACGAGGCGCCGGTGACATGCGCCGCAACCAGCTCTCCCGCCGCTTGCGAACCCATCACGCCGTAGCCCGAAAGCGCCCCGGCGATGTAGGCGCCTTCGACGGGCAGTGGGCCGATCAACGGCCGGTTGTCCGGGGTCTTGCAGTAGTAGCCGCCGTCGACCGGCAGTGCGTCCGACGTATCAAAATACGCCCTCATGCCAGGGATCATCCGGGCGAGCCCGCGCAGGACGATCACCGGGTAGGCCGGATCGAACACGAGCGGGAACACCGCCTCTCGTGGCGCGACGTCATAGGTCCAGATGCCCAGGAAAGTCTGTTTTCCGTCCCGGAACCGGGGACGGATGTGGAGTCCCGCGGGAAAGGGTTCGACGAGGTAGCGGGTGTCGGAGCTGGAGGAGAGCCGCCGTCTTTCTTCTTCGTCCCAGACCAGCTCGACCGGATCCGTCCAGATCAACATGGGGGCGTCGGGCGGAAGGACGCCGGCCGTGTCCTCCACGATGATCTTGCCGTGCAGTTCCATGAAGACCGGTATGTCCAGGTCCAGCAGCCGGCCGGCCTCCCCGACCAGCGGTCCCGCGGCGAGGACGAGCTTGCCGGTTTCGAGGACCGTTCCGGATTCCAGTCTAACGCCCGTGATCCGGTTGTTCTTCGTGTCGACGCCCGTGATCTTGCCCCGGACGATCCGGCCGCCCCCGGAGGCGATGCGGTCGAGCATCCACCGGCCGAGCGATGGGACGTCCATCCAGCCGCACCGGCGCACGTGCAGCATGGTGGCCGTATTGTCCGTGAGAAAGGGATACAGCCTTCTGATCGTCTCCGTATCCATTACGAGGTCCGCGCCGGTCAGATCCGGTTGCAATCCCTCCGGTTGTGAAGGCACATAGGATCCGCCGTCGCGATGAATACGCAGGTAGCCACCACCCAGACCGGCCACCACTGCCGCCTCTTCCTTTAGCTTAGGAACGCGGCGCCGGTCGCCGGTCAGGAACACGTAGCCCCTGCGGTTCATCCGGATCGCGTTCCCGCTTTCCGCCGCCACTTCCTCCAGCAGGTCGATGCTCCGGCTGACGAACCGGAACATGGGCAGGTCGGGCCACCAGTTGCGGTAGGCTTCGGTCCCGTACGCGCTGGTCAGGGAAAGCGGCGGTCTTTCGTCGACGAGCACGACGTTCCGCACGCCGCGGCGAACGACGAGATGATACGCGGCGGACACGCCGGCCACACCCGCGCCGCAGATGACGATTTCCGCCCTGGTGGACATGGATGTGCTCATCGGGTAAGGGCGTCAGGCGGCGCCAGCGTGCTCATGCCCCGGCCACGGTCGGCCGCCAACGCGCTCATGCCTCGGCAGCGGGTGGCACCAGCCTGCTCATGCCTCGACCACGGGCGGGCGCCTCTTCCAGGTCCCGGTCGCGTGTTCGAAGGCGTGGGCGAGTTGAAGGACGCCGAGTTCGTCTTCGTGCCGTCCGACGATCTGCAGTCCCACGGGCAGGCCCGAGGAAGTGAATCCGCAAGGCACGGAAATGGCGGGCAGGCCTGTGACGGTGACGTAGTAGCACGACTTCATCCAGTCGATGTAGGTCTCCATCTGCACGCCGTCGATTTCCGTGGGGTAGGGCGTATTCACGTCGAAGGGCGGGACCTGGCTGACGGGGAAGACCATGAAGTCGTGTTGTTCCATGAAACTGCGGACCCGGTGGTACAGGGTGGTGCGGTCCACCTCCGCGCGGGCGATCTGCGGTCCCGTAAGAGCGAATCCGGCTTCGAGGTTCCAGATGACCGTGTCCTTGATCTGATCGCGGTGGGTCTCGAGGAGGTCGCCATAGCCCTGGATGAAGCTCCAAGCCCGCAGTGTCTTGAAAACCTCGTCGGCTTCGGCGAAGTCGGGCTGGCCCGGCTTGACGGTCATGCCCAGGTCCTCGAATACCCCGCGCTTCGCCTCGATGGCCGTGGTGACGTCGGGATCCACGGGCAGCCCGCCGAAATCCATGCTCCAGGCTACGCTCACCCCTTTGAAGTCGCGTTCAAGCGGCATGGCGAAGGGCTGTCCAGGTTCCCGAATGGCCAGGGGCGCGCGGGGATCGGGTCCCGCGATGGCGCTGAGCATGAGCGCGGCGTCCGCCACGGTCCGGGCCATGGGACCCTGGACGCTGAGCCTGCCCCAGGCGTTGACGGACGGCCATCGCGGCACGCGTCCCGGCGCGGACCGCAGCCCCACCACGT
Above is a genomic segment from Gemmatimonadota bacterium containing:
- a CDS encoding cobyric acid synthase, whose product is MNALMIQGTASGVGKSLLTAGLCRLLARSGVKVAPFKPQNMSNASSACPTGGEIGRAQALQAFASGIEPTVDMNPVLIKPEADNVAQLVVCGEVRGKLMAGRFKEDRGKLMPEVLAAFDRLRHAHDWVVVEGAGSPAEPNLREGDIANMGFARAAGIPVWLVGDIDRGGVFAALLGTMEALEAEDRRLVEAMIVNRFRGEASLLGDVFHWLETRAGTTVLGWLPYFQDLGLPEEDTPYTGMDRSRRTAKPGDGLKLRVAGIHYPRASNTTDLDPFLHDPKVDFAWLRDPSELTGPHGWDLVVLPGSKSTSADLAWLRERGWTPALERHLRYGGCLLGICGGAQMLGRRILDPGEIEGPAESEGLAWLPIETEMQPDKRVHPLTARAKWPADLPFTGYEIRHGRSSGDPDLFPFCARSDDGRILGTFIHGLFDDGKYRGAVLESWLNWTSSSEEHVTARWTRDLDRIADAMAENLNLSLLSGRIGISPG
- a CDS encoding FAD-binding oxidoreductase — translated: MSTSMSTRAEIVICGAGVAGVSAAYHLVVRRGVRNVVLVDERPPLSLTSAYGTEAYRNWWPDLPMFRFVSRSIDLLEEVAAESGNAIRMNRRGYVFLTGDRRRVPKLKEEAAVVAGLGGGYLRIHRDGGSYVPSQPEGLQPDLTGADLVMDTETIRRLYPFLTDNTATMLHVRRCGWMDVPSLGRWMLDRIASGGGRIVRGKITGVDTKNNRITGVRLESGTVLETGKLVLAAGPLVGEAGRLLDLDIPVFMELHGKIIVEDTAGVLPPDAPMLIWTDPVELVWDEEERRRLSSSSDTRYLVEPFPAGLHIRPRFRDGKQTFLGIWTYDVAPREAVFPLVFDPAYPVIVLRGLARMIPGMRAYFDTSDALPVDGGYYCKTPDNRPLIGPLPVEGAYIAGALSGYGVMGSQAAGELVAAHVTGASLPDYAQSFSFNRFEGLSDADMAGMRSATSGQL
- a CDS encoding amidase, with protein sequence MPASELCFTPATDLVRMIRRKDVSVTEVMEAHLAQVDRVNPAVNAIVTYHPDQALDGARKADEAIARNEARGPLFGLPIAHKDLVLTKGVRTTYGSPIFHDFVPGQDELIVERLKKAGAISFGKTNVPEFGAGSQTFNPVFGATLNPYDTDRTCGGSSGGAAVALACGMLPIADGSDMGGSLRNPANFCNVVGLRSAPGRVPRWPSVNAWGRLSVQGPMARTVADAALMLSAIAGPDPRAPLAIREPGQPFAMPLERDFKGVSVAWSMDFGGLPVDPDVTTAIEAKRGVFEDLGMTVKPGQPDFAEADEVFKTLRAWSFIQGYGDLLETHRDQIKDTVIWNLEAGFALTGPQIARAEVDRTTLYHRVRSFMEQHDFMVFPVSQVPPFDVNTPYPTEIDGVQMETYIDWMKSCYYVTVTGLPAISVPCGFTSSGLPVGLQIVGRHEDELGVLQLAHAFEHATGTWKRRPPVVEA